A single genomic interval of Isorropodon fossajaponicum endosymbiont JTNG4 harbors:
- the clpP gene encoding ATP-dependent Clp endopeptidase proteolytic subunit ClpP, whose product MDIENLNQIPMVVEQSARGERAYDIYSRLLKERIIFLVGPVEDYMANVVVAQLLFLESENPNKDIHLYINSPGGSVSAGLAIYDTMQFIKPDVSTLCIGQAASMGALLLTAGAKGKRFALPNVRCMIHQPLGGFSGQASDIDIHAQEILKVREKINQILKLHTGQTIKAIQKDTDRDNFMSANEAAKYGLIDKVLTKR is encoded by the coding sequence ATGGACATTGAAAATTTAAATCAAATCCCGATGGTGGTGGAGCAATCTGCCCGAGGTGAAAGAGCTTATGATATTTATTCGCGTCTTTTAAAAGAGCGTATTATTTTTTTAGTGGGTCCCGTTGAAGACTACATGGCAAATGTAGTCGTGGCGCAATTACTTTTTTTAGAATCTGAAAATCCTAATAAAGACATTCATTTATATATTAACTCTCCTGGTGGGTCGGTTTCTGCTGGTTTGGCGATTTATGATACCATGCAATTTATCAAGCCTGATGTGTCTACCTTGTGTATTGGTCAAGCGGCAAGTATGGGCGCTTTATTATTAACAGCAGGGGCTAAAGGCAAACGCTTTGCACTGCCTAATGTTCGGTGTATGATTCACCAGCCTTTGGGTGGGTTTTCTGGTCAGGCGAGTGATATTGATATCCATGCACAAGAAATTTTAAAAGTGAGAGAAAAGATCAATCAAATTTTAAAACTGCATACGGGTCAAACAATTAAAGCCATCCAAAAAGACACTGATAGAGATAATTTTATGTCAGCAAATGAAGCTGCCAAATACGGCTTAATTGACAAAGTATTGACAAAACGTTAA
- the hflX gene encoding ribosome rescue GTPase HflX, with the protein MKALFEQQKDAVGKGERTLLVYVELPSNRQSHNAQAEFKELAGSSGLDIVKTIKVNRNSALARFFIGTGKVEEIAIMVEDLALDLVIFSPELSPSQERNLEKSLKCQVMDRTGLILDIFALRASSFEGKLQVELAQLRHLSTRLVRGWTHLERQKGGIGLRGPGETQLETDKRLIAVRIKNITKRLDKVHKQRDLGRKSRTKNELPMIALAGYTNAGKSTLFNTLTNAQVFANDQLFATLDLTIRRVILPASGEAVIADTVGFIQDLPHDLVDAFKSTLEETKRANVLLHIVDAADEYNIEKIAQVEDIIFEIGASTIPSILVMNKIDCLDNFAPRMDHDEHGHIYRVWLSAQTGKGVDFLHQALAERLSGMMTRAKIHLDVNSAYIRSNIHDIGHIHHEKVDDFGAWVLEIFVTKHYLSRLLNFKGVTLLWEQSSPTNKLI; encoded by the coding sequence ATGAAGGCATTATTTGAACAACAAAAAGACGCCGTTGGCAAAGGCGAAAGAACGCTTTTGGTGTATGTTGAGTTGCCAAGTAATAGACAATCGCACAATGCCCAAGCTGAATTTAAAGAACTGGCTGGGTCATCAGGTCTGGATATCGTTAAAACCATTAAAGTGAATCGTAATTCAGCCTTAGCTCGGTTTTTTATTGGCACAGGCAAGGTTGAAGAAATTGCAATAATGGTAGAGGATTTAGCATTGGACTTGGTGATTTTTTCTCCTGAATTGTCACCCTCGCAAGAACGTAATTTAGAAAAATCTCTAAAGTGCCAAGTGATGGATAGAACGGGATTAATCTTAGATATCTTTGCTTTGCGTGCTAGTTCTTTTGAAGGTAAGTTGCAAGTAGAGCTGGCGCAACTTAGGCACTTATCAACACGCTTAGTTCGTGGCTGGACGCATCTTGAGCGCCAAAAAGGCGGCATTGGGCTACGTGGTCCTGGTGAGACTCAGTTAGAAACCGATAAGCGACTGATTGCTGTGCGCATTAAAAATATTACCAAGCGATTGGACAAAGTACACAAACAGCGTGATTTGGGCAGAAAATCACGCACTAAAAATGAATTGCCTATGATTGCTTTAGCAGGTTATACCAATGCAGGCAAATCAACTTTGTTTAATACCTTAACCAATGCACAAGTGTTTGCCAATGATCAACTTTTTGCAACCCTTGATTTAACCATTAGACGCGTGATACTGCCTGCGTCTGGAGAAGCAGTGATTGCTGATACCGTGGGTTTTATTCAAGACTTACCTCATGACCTTGTTGATGCGTTTAAATCCACATTAGAGGAAACTAAGCGTGCTAATGTTTTATTACATATTGTTGATGCAGCTGATGAGTACAATATTGAGAAAATTGCTCAAGTTGAAGATATTATTTTTGAGATTGGTGCAAGCACCATCCCAAGTATATTAGTGATGAATAAAATTGATTGTTTGGATAATTTTGCACCACGCATGGATCATGATGAACATGGGCATATTTATCGAGTTTGGCTTTCAGCACAAACAGGAAAAGGCGTTGATTTTCTTCATCAAGCCCTAGCCGAACGGCTTAGTGGTATGATGACTCGTGCAAAGATTCACTTGGATGTTAATAGTGCTTATATTCGTAGTAATATTCATGATATTGGACATATCCATCATGAAAAAGTGGATGATTTTGGGGCTTGGGTACTTGAAATATTTGTTACTAAGCACTATCTATCTAGATTACTAAACTTCAAAGGCGTTACATTGCTATGGGAACAGAGCTCACCAACGAACAAATTGATTTAA
- the clpX gene encoding ATP-dependent Clp protease ATP-binding subunit ClpX translates to MKDDIQELVCSFCGKGKSEVERLIKGPGVYICNECIESCHDLIEEQASQEEANEFEDWNYTPKQLNNFLNDYVIGQDHAKKVLSVAVYNHYKRLQSDYVSNKVELDKSNILMIGPTGSGKTLLAQTLARILDVPFTVADATTLTEAGYVGDDVENVIKNLLSKCDFDPKRAQRGIIFIDEIDKISRRSDSPSITRDVSGEGVQQAMLKLIEGTVASVPPQGGRKHPNQETIDVDTSKILFICGGAFDGLDKIINRRVEKVTGIGFAANVKDQKEEKTLSDLFALIQPEDLIKFGLIPELVGRLPVQTALGELDETALVQILTQPKNSVIKQFQEIFSMEDVKLIFRKPSLLAIAKLAIKRKTGARGLRSILEDLLLDTMFELPSLSDVTEVVIDKAVVEKKKAPLIAYQSQKRPNKPKRVG, encoded by the coding sequence ATGAAAGACGATATTCAAGAATTGGTTTGTTCATTTTGTGGCAAGGGTAAATCTGAGGTTGAGCGTTTAATTAAAGGTCCTGGTGTTTATATTTGCAATGAATGTATTGAATCGTGCCATGATTTAATTGAAGAGCAGGCATCACAAGAAGAGGCTAATGAGTTTGAGGATTGGAATTACACACCCAAACAATTAAACAACTTTTTAAACGATTATGTGATTGGTCAAGACCATGCCAAGAAAGTGCTATCTGTTGCAGTTTACAATCATTACAAACGCCTTCAAAGTGACTATGTATCTAATAAAGTAGAACTAGATAAGTCTAATATTTTAATGATTGGTCCTACAGGCTCAGGCAAAACATTACTAGCACAAACATTAGCACGCATCTTAGATGTTCCTTTCACAGTGGCTGATGCAACGACATTAACTGAGGCAGGTTATGTGGGTGATGACGTTGAAAATGTGATTAAAAATTTATTATCAAAATGTGATTTTGATCCAAAACGTGCTCAACGCGGTATTATTTTTATTGATGAAATTGATAAAATTTCTCGTCGTTCTGACTCGCCTTCTATTACTCGTGACGTCTCAGGCGAGGGTGTACAGCAAGCCATGCTTAAACTGATTGAAGGCACTGTGGCAAGTGTACCACCTCAAGGTGGGCGTAAGCATCCTAATCAAGAAACCATTGATGTGGACACTTCAAAGATTTTATTTATTTGTGGTGGTGCTTTTGATGGTTTGGATAAAATTATTAACAGACGTGTTGAAAAAGTGACAGGCATTGGTTTTGCTGCGAATGTAAAAGACCAAAAAGAAGAAAAAACACTGAGCGATTTATTTGCACTAATTCAACCAGAAGATTTAATTAAATTTGGCTTAATTCCAGAGCTTGTTGGTCGTTTGCCAGTACAAACAGCACTAGGTGAATTAGACGAAACTGCCTTGGTGCAAATTTTAACACAGCCTAAAAATTCAGTTATTAAACAGTTTCAAGAAATATTTTCTATGGAAGATGTTAAGCTTATTTTTAGAAAGCCATCCTTGCTGGCAATTGCAAAATTGGCCATTAAACGCAAAACAGGCGCTAGGGGCTTGCGTTCTATTTTAGAAGATTTGTTATTAGATACGATGTTTGAATTGCCATCACTTTCTGATGTGACCGAGGTGGTTATTGACAAAGCAGTGGTAGAAAAGAAAAAAGCACCACTGATTGCCTATCAATCCCAAAAACGTCCCAACAAGCCTAAAAGAGTTGGCTAA
- a CDS encoding c-type cytochrome, with the protein MKRILLVATVATFTMGFAQANGASDYASGGCASCHGATGVSVFPTYPNLAGQNAAYTVKQLKDFQSGVRQDPTMNAIAPIVAGHEQAIADYLSQQ; encoded by the coding sequence ATGAAGAGAATTTTATTAGTAGCAACTGTCGCTACATTTACAATGGGTTTTGCTCAAGCAAATGGCGCATCAGATTATGCTAGCGGTGGCTGTGCTAGTTGTCATGGCGCCACAGGTGTATCAGTCTTTCCAACTTATCCTAACCTTGCTGGACAAAATGCGGCTTATACCGTTAAGCAACTAAAAGATTTTCAATCAGGCGTACGTCAAGACCCAACTATGAATGCAATAGCACCAATAGTTGCTGGCCATGAGCAGGCAATTGCTGATTATTTATCCCAGCAATAA
- the tig gene encoding trigger factor, whose product MKTSLETLKGLARSLKVDLPIDTFNQKTDKILQKMASQVNIDGFRKGKVPVSVVRKRFGGNAKSDAINEIVSETLTDALAQVKVTPVAQPVISKVDSEDEKNFSYTVTFEVFPEIKVADFSKLTIGQTKVEITKADEQKTLNGLKEQLTEYKAVKRKSETGDRLSIDFKGSTDGETFDGGEAKDFKIVLGKGSMIKGFEEGLMGATANSALALDLVFPKDYHMDKLSGKAVTFEININEVASPKEPKLDEAFAKKFGEKNMDALKVSMKVQMKVEIDGRTSHLNKNAIFDALSEANQFDVPQSSIDNEAQNLLKEMKERMQQQGLPAQGEIPASTFNDEAQRRVKLGLLVNQISSENKLSVNMKQIDAKLQEMSQAYGEDAQKMIDFYNQDPTRKSSIELLVVEKMVQDLILDKAKVTFKQKKFQEITQ is encoded by the coding sequence ATGAAAACTTCACTAGAAACATTAAAAGGCCTGGCTAGATCATTAAAAGTAGACCTGCCTATTGATACTTTTAACCAAAAAACGGATAAAATTTTACAAAAAATGGCATCGCAAGTGAATATTGACGGCTTTAGAAAGGGCAAAGTTCCTGTTTCTGTTGTGCGTAAACGCTTTGGTGGCAATGCCAAGTCAGATGCCATTAATGAGATTGTGAGCGAAACCTTGACTGATGCATTAGCACAAGTCAAAGTAACGCCTGTTGCGCAGCCAGTTATCAGCAAAGTTGACTCAGAAGATGAGAAGAATTTTTCTTATACAGTAACGTTTGAAGTGTTTCCTGAGATTAAAGTGGCTGATTTTTCAAAGCTTACTATTGGGCAAACCAAGGTAGAGATTACTAAAGCTGATGAGCAAAAAACACTGAATGGATTAAAAGAACAATTGACCGAATATAAAGCTGTTAAACGCAAATCTGAAACAGGCGATAGATTGTCGATTGATTTTAAAGGTTCGACTGATGGAGAAACCTTTGATGGCGGTGAAGCTAAAGACTTCAAAATAGTACTTGGTAAAGGCTCAATGATTAAAGGTTTTGAAGAAGGTTTAATGGGCGCAACTGCTAACAGTGCGCTGGCATTGGACTTGGTATTCCCTAAAGATTATCATATGGATAAATTATCAGGCAAAGCCGTTACTTTTGAGATTAATATTAATGAAGTGGCCTCACCCAAAGAGCCAAAGTTAGATGAAGCATTTGCTAAGAAGTTTGGCGAAAAAAACATGGACGCTTTAAAAGTGAGTATGAAGGTACAAATGAAGGTTGAAATTGATGGCCGTACTAGCCATTTAAATAAAAATGCTATTTTTGATGCACTTTCTGAAGCCAATCAATTTGACGTGCCACAGTCTAGCATCGACAATGAAGCACAAAACTTACTCAAAGAGATGAAAGAGCGTATGCAACAGCAAGGTTTGCCAGCACAAGGCGAAATTCCTGCTTCTACCTTTAATGATGAAGCGCAGCGTCGTGTTAAATTAGGCTTGTTGGTTAATCAAATCTCTAGTGAGAACAAATTAAGTGTCAACATGAAACAAATTGATGCAAAGCTACAAGAAATGTCTCAGGCGTATGGTGAAGATGCTCAGAAAATGATTGATTTTTACAACCAAGACCCAACAAGAAAATCAAGTATTGAGTTGTTAGTGGTCGAAAAAATGGTTCAAGACTTAATCTTGGATAAAGCCAAAGTGACTTTCAAGCAGAAAAAATTTCAAGAAATTACACAGTAG
- a CDS encoding c-type cytochrome produces the protein MNKLASIFIIAIAFTSINIFASGDVAKGKVTATTCVACHGVQGNSVVATFPKLAGQGKGYLLKQLQDFKSNTRQDAIMKGIVAPLTKDDMANLAAYFSKQPTTQGVASKSANIALGEHLYRGGNKDKGVTACIACHGPTGAGIPSAKFPALASQHATYITKQLIAFRQDAHNVQMGVNAPERNNDYEGMMRNITKHLSNKEIEAVSQYIAGLH, from the coding sequence ATGAATAAATTAGCCTCAATTTTTATTATTGCAATCGCTTTTACTTCAATCAATATTTTTGCATCTGGCGATGTTGCCAAAGGCAAGGTTACTGCAACAACTTGTGTTGCTTGTCATGGTGTTCAGGGTAATTCAGTGGTGGCTACATTTCCTAAATTAGCCGGGCAGGGCAAAGGTTATTTACTAAAACAGTTACAAGATTTTAAATCAAATACTCGTCAAGATGCGATTATGAAAGGCATTGTTGCACCATTAACCAAGGACGATATGGCGAATTTAGCCGCTTATTTTTCTAAGCAGCCTACCACCCAAGGTGTTGCAAGTAAAAGTGCCAATATTGCTTTGGGTGAGCACCTTTATAGAGGTGGCAATAAGGACAAAGGCGTAACGGCTTGTATTGCTTGTCATGGTCCTACAGGAGCTGGCATTCCTTCTGCTAAGTTTCCAGCTCTAGCTTCTCAGCACGCGACTTATATAACCAAACAACTCATCGCTTTCCGCCAAGATGCGCATAATGTACAAATGGGTGTCAATGCGCCTGAACGTAATAATGATTATGAAGGCATGATGAGAAACATCACTAAACATTTAAGCAATAAAGAGATTGAAGCGGTTTCTCAATATATTGCTGGACTGCATTAA
- a CDS encoding PD-(D/E)XK nuclease family protein: MLINAELTKLNTQDTVVLANNRQVLAFKKTFAIQHGNTQLPKALSWGQYLYHTWRQINPNSNLRFIDQIESRHLIKQSMQKLGQSTDQRLLDEVVKNNDYCANHLIDLSELTCSKIRSSELFSTWVNAYKNTKSALSLIDLHDLPSLIIKANVSITKPYIYGFKTLTPQQQLLFDTIGYQQINANNTHHISALTFDTTTSEILKAAKWAKAHFDTNPDKSVVIVSPQLNDIQHQLSSIFDQVFDNLLTEIGQKSYNISLGLRLNQYPLIQDLLSILTLSTQLQYNKIQSALFNQIATCVYVSGYQQERSARSLLMNQVLSLSVDEFSLDKIDKALSKCPILEAIINNIKRKKPSNNTLESHLLSFNSTLETWGFATDRNLSSTEYQLFKKYLKTSLGLNRLSLYHAKVSTQSAIAQLNNLTTQVIFQAQASKTNIQILGALEAQGLYFYEAWVLGMTNQFLPARLNSTRFIAHDISVTHQIPHTDYELIATDAKNTLKSLSSLADKVVFSYALTHLENEQLPSPLIEFNPAINTSHIQKISPIALESIIDTRTTHLEKPQIKSGVRILKDQMACAFKGFAHRLNTPSFDAPHIGINRLEQGSIIHNALQYIYQEITSKEQLLALSTKELDSLILNKINVALKRHPNSGFKKIEKLRLSRLIHTFIETDKQREDFCILATEQNITANIANLEFETRLDRLDQMNNGDKIIFDYKTGTTSIASWCGSAISDPQLPIYALTNNVQGAAFIELASNKINFKGLSKDPDSLPKQSKYKGKCQDWDEQLKIWQQTLNTASLDFQHGIATVLPNKNACDYCEFDLLCRIEK; encoded by the coding sequence ATGTTGATTAATGCCGAGTTAACCAAACTTAACACTCAAGACACCGTTGTTTTAGCCAATAATCGACAAGTACTAGCTTTTAAAAAAACTTTTGCCATTCAACATGGCAATACCCAACTGCCAAAAGCCTTATCTTGGGGGCAATATTTATACCACACTTGGCGCCAAATTAACCCTAATTCAAACTTACGCTTTATTGACCAGATTGAATCAAGACACCTTATCAAACAATCCATGCAAAAACTGGGGCAAAGCACAGACCAACGCCTATTGGATGAAGTGGTTAAAAATAATGATTATTGTGCCAATCATTTAATTGATTTATCCGAGTTAACTTGCTCAAAAATACGCTCATCTGAATTGTTTAGCACTTGGGTTAATGCCTATAAAAACACCAAATCAGCCCTAAGTTTGATTGATTTACATGACCTGCCAAGTTTAATTATTAAAGCCAATGTATCAATCACCAAGCCTTATATATACGGCTTTAAAACCCTAACACCTCAACAACAACTTTTGTTTGATACAATCGGATATCAACAAATTAACGCTAACAACACTCACCATATATCAGCCCTCACTTTTGATACCACCACAAGCGAAATCCTCAAAGCTGCTAAATGGGCAAAAGCACATTTTGATACCAATCCTGATAAATCAGTCGTCATCGTTAGCCCACAACTTAATGATATACAACATCAGTTAAGTTCTATTTTTGATCAAGTGTTTGACAACTTACTCACTGAAATTGGGCAAAAATCTTACAACATATCCTTAGGGCTGCGCTTAAATCAATACCCGCTGATTCAAGATTTATTATCAATTTTGACACTATCCACCCAATTACAATACAACAAAATCCAAAGCGCATTATTCAACCAAATTGCCACTTGCGTTTATGTTTCTGGCTACCAGCAAGAAAGATCAGCCAGAAGCCTATTAATGAACCAAGTTCTGTCCTTATCTGTTGATGAATTTAGTTTGGATAAAATTGACAAGGCTTTGTCAAAATGCCCAATATTAGAGGCTATTATCAACAATATTAAGCGTAAAAAACCAAGCAATAACACACTTGAATCCCATCTTTTAAGCTTTAATAGCACACTTGAAACTTGGGGGTTTGCTACTGATAGAAACCTAAGCAGTACCGAATATCAACTATTTAAAAAATACTTAAAAACCAGTTTAGGGCTTAATCGGCTTTCACTTTATCACGCTAAAGTTAGTACCCAATCTGCCATCGCTCAATTAAACAATCTAACCACGCAAGTTATTTTCCAAGCGCAAGCAAGTAAAACTAATATCCAAATTCTAGGTGCTTTAGAGGCACAAGGCTTATATTTTTACGAGGCTTGGGTACTAGGTATGACCAACCAATTCCTACCCGCGCGACTCAACTCAACTCGTTTTATTGCACATGATATCAGCGTAACACACCAAATCCCACACACAGATTACGAACTGATTGCAACTGACGCTAAAAACACACTGAAAAGTTTAAGCTCACTTGCCGACAAAGTCGTTTTTTCCTATGCACTAACACACCTTGAAAATGAGCAATTACCCTCACCACTGATAGAATTTAACCCAGCCATAAACACAAGCCATATTCAAAAAATATCCCCCATTGCGCTAGAGTCTATTATTGATACCCGCACAACTCATTTAGAAAAACCCCAAATCAAATCAGGTGTTCGCATTTTAAAAGACCAAATGGCTTGCGCTTTTAAAGGCTTTGCACATCGACTCAATACCCCAAGTTTCGATGCGCCACATATTGGCATCAACCGATTAGAACAAGGCAGTATTATCCACAACGCCTTGCAATATATTTATCAAGAAATTACCTCAAAAGAACAACTCCTAGCCCTTAGCACCAAAGAACTTGACAGCCTTATTCTTAATAAAATAAACGTCGCTCTCAAACGCCATCCAAACTCTGGTTTTAAAAAAATAGAAAAACTCAGGCTCTCTCGCCTTATTCACACTTTTATTGAAACCGACAAACAAAGAGAAGATTTTTGCATACTAGCAACCGAACAAAACATCACTGCCAATATTGCCAATTTAGAATTTGAAACCCGATTAGATAGACTCGACCAAATGAATAATGGCGACAAAATAATCTTTGATTACAAAACAGGCACCACCTCAATCGCCAGCTGGTGTGGCAGCGCCATCAGTGATCCACAACTCCCTATTTATGCTCTCACCAACAACGTTCAAGGCGCTGCTTTTATTGAACTGGCCTCAAACAAAATCAACTTCAAAGGACTCTCAAAAGACCCAGACTCTCTACCCAAACAATCCAAATACAAAGGCAAATGCCAAGATTGGGACGAGCAGCTTAAAATCTGGCAGCAAACCTTAAATACCGCTAGTCTTGATTTTCAACATGGCATCGCCACTGTCTTACCCAACAAAAATGCCTGTGACTATTGTGAGTTTGATTTGCTTTGTCGTATTGAAAAATAA
- the yihA gene encoding ribosome biogenesis GTP-binding protein YihA/YsxC yields the protein MRKHYHQTKFMLSCPSLKGCPPDEGYEVIFAGRSNAGKSSAINTLTLQNKLAKVSRTPGRTQHLVFFELDKDRRLVDLPGYGYAKVPERVKAKWHEDMNEYFNKRDCLRGAVLVMDVRHPLKPFDQMMLDWCHSINLPAQIILTKSDKLKKGAASNTYLKVRNQIKKYPYVDVQLFSSLKKQGLETLWTRLDTFFGYVD from the coding sequence ATGCGCAAACACTACCACCAAACTAAATTCATGCTCTCTTGCCCCTCTTTAAAAGGCTGTCCGCCAGACGAAGGCTATGAGGTTATTTTTGCTGGTCGGTCAAATGCAGGCAAGTCAAGTGCCATTAATACACTCACGCTACAAAACAAACTTGCCAAAGTATCGCGCACGCCTGGTAGGACTCAACATTTGGTTTTCTTTGAGCTTGACAAAGACCGTCGTCTGGTTGATTTGCCTGGCTATGGCTACGCCAAAGTGCCAGAACGTGTCAAAGCCAAATGGCACGAAGATATGAATGAATACTTTAACAAGCGCGACTGCCTTCGCGGTGCCGTGCTGGTTATGGATGTTCGCCATCCACTCAAGCCTTTTGACCAAATGATGCTTGACTGGTGTCATAGTATTAATTTACCCGCACAAATCATACTCACCAAATCCGACAAACTCAAAAAAGGCGCCGCCAGCAACACCTACCTTAAAGTCCGTAATCAAATTAAAAAGTATCCTTATGTTGATGTGCAATTATTCTCTAGCCTAAAAAAACAGGGCTTAGAAACATTATGGACTCGATTAGACACCTTTTTTGGCTATGTTGATTAA